In the genome of Azospirillum thermophilum, one region contains:
- a CDS encoding rhamnan synthesis F family protein, translating into MMQLLRLPLRLRFVFVWLIAQSKLLGAYLSYAASVTRKASYVRERLEGRHPLAGARRVVVFVHYDRQGVVHDFVQHYLRQLRDLGFAIVFVSNSPKLGQLESLQDLCALIIRRDNVGYDFGAYKEGVAAIPDLGALDMLLLANDSVYGPLYHLAGVLDRMDPAVADVWGASDSWEFSFHLQSYFLLFHRKALASPAFAAFWTGLRYVQSKTWVVRKYEVGLTRALRRGGLRCRAAFPYRQAASALVEAVLERDIAGDGLDPVRRSFIQQIFRTINAGVPLNGTHFFWDYLISQMDFPFLKRDLLQKNPARIPLLTYWERVVKQSTDYDTDLILRHLELSLKNRSV; encoded by the coding sequence ATGATGCAGTTGCTCCGCCTTCCCCTGCGCCTGCGCTTCGTGTTCGTTTGGTTGATCGCACAGTCCAAGCTTCTCGGAGCCTACCTCTCCTATGCGGCCAGTGTGACCCGCAAGGCGAGCTATGTCCGCGAGCGCCTCGAAGGACGCCATCCGCTGGCCGGCGCGCGCCGGGTGGTGGTGTTCGTCCATTACGACCGGCAGGGCGTGGTCCACGATTTCGTGCAGCATTATCTGCGCCAGCTCCGCGACCTCGGCTTCGCCATCGTCTTCGTCAGCAACTCGCCGAAGCTGGGGCAGCTGGAAAGCCTGCAGGATCTGTGCGCCCTGATCATCCGGCGCGACAATGTCGGGTATGATTTCGGCGCCTACAAGGAAGGCGTCGCCGCCATTCCGGACCTCGGTGCGTTGGATATGCTGCTGCTCGCCAACGACAGCGTTTACGGGCCGCTCTACCATCTGGCCGGCGTGCTGGACCGGATGGATCCGGCGGTGGCCGACGTCTGGGGCGCGTCGGACAGCTGGGAATTCTCCTTCCACCTGCAGAGCTATTTCCTGCTGTTCCACCGCAAGGCCCTCGCCTCCCCGGCCTTCGCCGCCTTCTGGACGGGGCTGCGCTACGTCCAGTCCAAGACCTGGGTGGTGCGCAAGTACGAGGTCGGGCTGACGCGGGCGCTGCGCCGGGGCGGCCTGCGCTGCCGCGCCGCCTTTCCCTACCGCCAGGCGGCTTCCGCCCTGGTCGAGGCTGTGCTGGAGCGCGACATCGCCGGCGATGGCCTGGATCCGGTGCGCAGGAGCTTCATCCAGCAGATTTTCCGCACCATCAACGCCGGGGTGCCGCTGAACGGGACGCATTTCTTCTGGGATTACCTGATCTCCCAGATGGACTTCCCCTTCCTCAAGCGCGACCTGCTGCAGAAGAACCCGGCCCGCATCCCGCTGCTGACCTACTGGGAGCGGGTGGTGAAGCAGTCCACCGACTACGACACCGACCTGATCCTGCGCCATCTGGAGCTGTCGCTGAAGAACCGCAGCGTCTGA
- a CDS encoding glycosyltransferase family 4 protein: MRILFDDHIFSIQRHGGVSRCFAEVIAGLQTHPGVEVLLPFRRVINAHLIDQPDLNVCGFLDGRHFPGKRTLLRAHNKRLMRRALRRMSFDVFHPTFYDTGYLDLLEDRPLVVTVHDMAPELMPAAFPHPDMVHPGKRALCEAASAIVAVSQTTKADLVRLYGLDPDRVTVIHHGLSGDAVWAPGQPAGMGLPDRYLLLVGRRDGYKNFAGVAGTLAACLARRPDLHLVCVGGGPLAEEERRPFQEAGCAARLHQHTLAAPDLARAYAHAEAFIYPSLYEGFGLPILESFANGCPAVLSNRSCFPEIAADAALYFDPGTPETLHGALDRLIGDRALRDRLVEAGRRRARDFTWAAAVEKLVALYRRLPVHR, from the coding sequence ATGCGCATCCTGTTCGACGACCACATCTTTTCCATCCAGCGCCATGGCGGCGTCTCCCGCTGCTTCGCCGAGGTCATCGCGGGGCTGCAGACGCATCCGGGAGTGGAGGTGCTGCTGCCCTTCCGCCGGGTGATCAACGCGCATCTGATCGACCAGCCCGACCTGAACGTCTGCGGTTTCCTGGACGGCCGGCATTTCCCCGGCAAGCGGACCCTGCTGCGCGCCCACAACAAGCGCCTGATGCGGCGGGCGCTGCGTCGGATGTCCTTCGACGTCTTCCACCCGACCTTCTACGACACCGGCTACCTCGACCTGCTGGAGGACCGGCCCCTGGTGGTCACCGTCCATGACATGGCGCCGGAGCTGATGCCGGCGGCCTTCCCCCATCCCGACATGGTCCATCCCGGCAAGAGGGCCCTGTGCGAGGCCGCCTCCGCCATCGTCGCGGTGTCGCAGACCACCAAGGCGGATCTGGTCAGGCTCTACGGCCTGGACCCGGACCGGGTGACGGTGATCCATCACGGGCTCTCCGGCGACGCGGTATGGGCGCCGGGACAACCCGCGGGGATGGGGCTTCCGGACCGCTATCTCCTGCTGGTCGGCCGACGCGACGGCTACAAGAATTTCGCCGGGGTGGCGGGTACGTTGGCCGCCTGCCTGGCCCGACGGCCCGACCTGCATCTGGTCTGCGTCGGCGGCGGCCCGCTCGCAGAGGAGGAACGGCGTCCCTTCCAGGAGGCCGGCTGCGCAGCACGCCTGCACCAGCATACGCTGGCCGCCCCCGACCTCGCCCGGGCCTATGCTCATGCCGAGGCCTTCATCTACCCCTCGCTCTACGAAGGGTTCGGCCTGCCCATCCTGGAAAGCTTCGCCAACGGCTGCCCGGCCGTGCTGAGCAACCGCAGCTGCTTTCCCGAGATCGCCGCGGACGCCGCGCTCTACTTCGATCCGGGAACGCCGGAAACCCTGCACGGAGCTCTGGACCGGCTGATCGGCGACCGGGCGCTGCGCGACCGGCTGGTCGAGGCCGGACGGCGGCGCGCCCGCGACTTCACCTGGGCGGCGGCAGTGGAAAAGCTGGTCGCACTCTACCGGCGCCTGCCCGTCCATCGCTGA
- a CDS encoding glycosyltransferase family 2 protein: protein MKQGTTQAGAPTFTIVTPCLNRVSLVAEAVESVLAQRDVTVEHIVADGGSTDGTLEVLARYPHLRVLTGPDSGLYDGINRALAIARGRIIGHLNTDDTLLPGALAAVERALAANPEADAACGGAVVMEAGRDGVLRELRRYDDPAMKRLRPLDLCRGVPMINARFFRREFYDRVGVYDPSYRYAGDREFLLRAWTAGMRTVPVAEPVYAYRQHAGSLTIVGGMRHTVPWLDEHLRLARRWMQDPDAPPALRHEARAWHALEVGRAAVHALAARQPADAVTLARGGAATDPLWPGRFLTQSIGYCLRRIGWTKDWAG from the coding sequence ATGAAGCAGGGGACGACGCAGGCCGGCGCACCGACCTTCACCATCGTCACGCCCTGCCTGAACCGGGTCAGCCTCGTCGCGGAGGCGGTGGAGAGCGTCCTGGCCCAGCGGGACGTAACGGTCGAGCATATCGTGGCCGATGGCGGCTCCACCGACGGCACGCTGGAGGTGCTGGCCCGCTATCCGCACCTGCGCGTCCTGACCGGACCGGACAGCGGACTCTATGACGGGATCAACCGCGCCCTCGCCATCGCGCGCGGCCGCATCATCGGGCATCTCAACACCGACGACACGCTGCTACCCGGCGCCCTCGCCGCCGTGGAGCGGGCGCTCGCCGCCAACCCGGAGGCCGATGCGGCCTGCGGTGGAGCCGTAGTGATGGAGGCCGGCAGAGACGGCGTCCTGCGGGAACTGCGCCGCTACGACGACCCTGCCATGAAACGGCTGAGGCCGCTCGACCTGTGCCGTGGCGTCCCGATGATCAACGCCCGCTTCTTCCGCCGCGAGTTCTACGACCGGGTGGGTGTCTACGATCCGTCCTACCGCTATGCCGGCGACCGGGAGTTCCTGCTGCGGGCCTGGACCGCCGGGATGCGGACGGTTCCGGTGGCGGAGCCGGTCTATGCCTACCGGCAGCATGCCGGCTCTCTGACCATCGTCGGCGGCATGCGGCATACCGTCCCATGGCTGGACGAGCATCTGCGGCTCGCCCGGCGCTGGATGCAGGATCCGGACGCTCCACCCGCCCTGCGGCACGAGGCGCGCGCCTGGCATGCGCTGGAAGTCGGCAGGGCGGCGGTCCACGCCCTGGCAGCTCGACAGCCGGCCGATGCTGTGACGCTGGCGCGCGGCGGGGCCGCAACCGATCCCCTCTGGCCCGGCCGCTTCCTCACCCAGTCGATCGGCTATTGCCTTCGCCGGATCGGATGGACAAAGGATTGGGCCGGCTGA
- the gmd gene encoding GDP-mannose 4,6-dehydratase — translation MSKVALITGVTGQDGAYLAELLLSKGYTVHGVKRRSSSFNTERVEHLYHDVHEGDVRFRMHYGDLTDATNLIRIVQEVQPDEIYNLAAQSHVQVSFETPEYTANSDGLGTLRLLEAIRILGMEKKTRFYQASTSELYGLVQETPQKETTPFYPRSPYAAAKLYAYWITVNYREAYGIHASNGILFNHEGPTRGETFVTRKITRAVAAIQTGRQKALYLGNLDAKRDWGHARDYVEGMWRILQQPQADDYVLATGETHSIREFVELAFGCVGRKIEWRGTGVDEKGIDAATGDVLVEVDPRYFRPTEVDLLLGDPSKAHAKLGWKHTTTFPELVREMVSSDLARLERETAAR, via the coding sequence TTGAGCAAGGTTGCTTTGATCACTGGTGTCACGGGACAGGATGGCGCCTACCTGGCGGAGCTCTTGCTGTCGAAGGGCTATACCGTCCACGGAGTCAAGCGGCGTTCCTCCTCCTTCAACACGGAGCGCGTGGAGCATCTTTACCACGACGTCCATGAAGGCGATGTCCGGTTCCGGATGCACTATGGCGACCTGACCGATGCGACCAACCTGATCCGCATCGTGCAGGAGGTCCAGCCGGACGAGATCTACAATCTGGCGGCCCAGAGCCATGTGCAGGTGAGCTTCGAGACGCCGGAATACACGGCGAACTCCGACGGGCTCGGCACCCTGCGCCTGCTGGAGGCGATCCGCATCCTCGGGATGGAGAAGAAGACCCGCTTCTACCAGGCTTCCACCTCCGAGCTGTACGGTCTCGTGCAGGAGACGCCGCAGAAGGAGACCACGCCCTTCTATCCGCGCAGCCCCTATGCCGCCGCCAAGCTCTATGCCTACTGGATCACGGTGAACTACCGTGAGGCCTACGGCATCCACGCCTCCAACGGCATCCTGTTCAACCATGAGGGGCCGACGCGCGGCGAGACCTTCGTGACGCGCAAGATCACCCGTGCCGTCGCGGCGATCCAGACCGGCCGCCAGAAGGCGCTCTATCTCGGCAACCTGGACGCCAAGCGTGACTGGGGCCATGCCCGCGACTATGTCGAGGGCATGTGGCGCATCCTCCAGCAGCCGCAGGCCGACGATTACGTGCTCGCCACCGGCGAGACCCATTCCATCCGCGAGTTCGTCGAGCTGGCCTTCGGCTGCGTCGGCCGCAAGATCGAATGGCGCGGCACGGGTGTGGACGAGAAGGGCATCGATGCCGCCACCGGCGACGTGCTGGTCGAGGTCGATCCGCGCTATTTCCGCCCGACCGAGGTCGACCTGCTGCTGGGCGATCCGTCCAAGGCGCATGCCAAGCTGGGCTGGAAGCACACGACCACCTTCCCCGAACTGGTGCGCGAGATGGTCTCCAGCGACCTTGCCCGCCTCGAGCGAGAGACGGCGGCGCGCTGA
- a CDS encoding glycosyltransferase family 4 protein has product MFSQLPMEWHWHIVEGVASLKHDTAWSVASGGRVLDSVHDRGRSNDGTSAYLDELAARHPDRVTLYRKPPGEFWDGKREMVNAPLPSIGEDCLLWQVDADELWTAGQIRTVHALFQDNPGRSAAFYWCDYFVGPERIIATRHNYAQNPRQEWLRTWRFSPGMRWAAHEPPVLADADGRNVAAADPFTQDEMEEAGVVFQHFAYATEAQAAFKESYYGYRDATAHWWRLQREAAGPVLLKDYLPWVTDTTLTDLAAARGVVPLAVPEGSGAAGGWRFRDPDEVAALRRALPAVHPKILVDGVFYQHLNSGIARVWTAVLKAWVASGFARHVLLLDRAGTAPRIPGVHTRTIRAHSYDATGADSLYLQRLCEEEGADLFVSTYYSTPTTTPSLFMGYDMIPEALGFPLEDEAWREKHRAIRHACAHIMISHNSARDLERLFPSVPAGSTAVAYCGVDAGFRPATLDEVAAFRARHGLNGPYLLMVGERSGYQGYKNGLLLFRALGQEAASGNRAGDLTVVCIGGRPEVEPMFRALAPGVRTVRLSLPDEELRFAYAGAQALVYPSRYEGFGMPIVEAMACGCPVITCANSSILEVAGEAALFVGEDDAQGLLDAIARTRDPGRRAELVDRGLEQAARFTFPAMAQTMAQTMSETVRSLKTGILAPPSTLWNDVRTIQAAGGSAPGAMEDEDSPWVLRRRLQRAEQHLQAVQNELSSMQNSPFWRLRRVTLAVLGRLGVRWRR; this is encoded by the coding sequence GTGTTTTCCCAGCTTCCGATGGAGTGGCACTGGCACATCGTGGAGGGGGTGGCGTCCCTCAAGCACGACACGGCGTGGAGCGTGGCGTCGGGCGGGCGGGTTCTGGACAGCGTGCACGACCGCGGGCGCAGCAACGACGGCACCTCGGCCTATCTGGACGAGCTGGCGGCGCGCCATCCCGACCGGGTGACGCTCTACCGCAAGCCGCCGGGCGAGTTCTGGGACGGCAAGCGCGAGATGGTCAACGCGCCGCTGCCGTCCATCGGCGAGGACTGCCTGCTCTGGCAGGTCGATGCCGACGAGCTGTGGACGGCCGGGCAGATCCGCACCGTCCACGCCCTGTTCCAGGACAATCCCGGGCGCAGCGCCGCCTTTTACTGGTGCGACTATTTCGTCGGGCCCGAGCGCATCATCGCCACCCGCCACAACTACGCGCAGAACCCGCGCCAGGAGTGGCTGCGCACCTGGCGCTTTTCCCCCGGCATGCGGTGGGCGGCGCACGAGCCGCCGGTGCTGGCCGACGCCGACGGCCGCAACGTCGCCGCGGCCGACCCCTTCACCCAGGACGAGATGGAGGAGGCCGGCGTCGTCTTCCAGCATTTCGCCTACGCCACCGAGGCGCAGGCCGCCTTCAAGGAGAGCTACTACGGCTACCGCGACGCCACCGCCCACTGGTGGCGCCTGCAGCGCGAGGCGGCGGGGCCGGTGCTGCTGAAGGATTATCTGCCCTGGGTCACCGACACCACCCTGACCGACCTGGCCGCCGCCCGCGGCGTGGTGCCGCTGGCGGTGCCGGAGGGCAGCGGGGCGGCGGGCGGCTGGCGCTTCCGCGATCCGGACGAGGTGGCGGCGCTCCGGCGGGCGCTGCCGGCGGTGCATCCGAAGATCCTGGTGGACGGGGTGTTCTACCAGCACCTCAACTCGGGCATCGCGCGGGTGTGGACGGCGGTGCTGAAGGCGTGGGTGGCCTCGGGCTTCGCCCGGCATGTGCTGCTGCTCGACCGCGCCGGCACGGCGCCGCGCATCCCGGGCGTGCATACCCGGACCATCCGCGCCCACAGCTACGACGCCACCGGGGCGGACAGCCTGTACCTGCAGCGGCTGTGCGAGGAGGAGGGGGCGGACCTGTTCGTCTCCACCTACTACTCGACGCCGACGACGACGCCGTCGCTGTTCATGGGCTACGACATGATCCCCGAGGCGCTCGGCTTCCCGCTGGAGGACGAGGCGTGGCGCGAGAAGCACCGGGCGATCCGGCACGCCTGCGCCCACATCATGATCTCGCACAACTCGGCGCGCGACCTGGAGCGGCTGTTCCCCTCGGTGCCGGCGGGCAGCACGGCGGTCGCCTACTGCGGCGTCGACGCCGGCTTCCGCCCCGCCACCTTGGACGAGGTGGCGGCCTTCCGCGCCCGCCATGGGCTGAACGGGCCCTACCTGCTGATGGTCGGCGAGCGCTCGGGCTACCAGGGCTACAAGAACGGGCTGCTGCTGTTCCGCGCCCTGGGACAGGAGGCGGCCTCCGGTAATCGGGCCGGCGACCTGACGGTGGTGTGCATCGGCGGCCGGCCGGAGGTCGAGCCGATGTTCCGCGCCCTGGCGCCGGGGGTGCGCACGGTGCGGCTGTCGCTGCCCGACGAGGAGCTGCGCTTTGCCTATGCCGGGGCGCAGGCGCTGGTCTACCCGTCGCGCTACGAGGGCTTCGGCATGCCGATCGTCGAGGCGATGGCCTGCGGCTGCCCGGTCATCACCTGCGCCAACTCCTCGATCCTCGAGGTGGCGGGCGAGGCGGCGCTGTTCGTCGGGGAGGACGACGCGCAAGGCCTGCTCGACGCCATCGCCCGGACCCGCGATCCCGGCCGCCGCGCCGAACTGGTCGACCGCGGCCTGGAGCAGGCCGCACGCTTCACCTTCCCCGCCATGGCCCAGACCATGGCCCAGACCATGAGCGAAACCGTCCGGAGCCTCAAAACAGGCATCCTCGCCCCGCCTTCAACCCTCTGGAACGACGTCAGGACCATCCAGGCGGCCGGCGGGTCGGCTCCAGGCGCGATGGAGGATGAGGATTCGCCCTGGGTGCTGCGCCGCCGCCTGCAACGGGCGGAACAGCATCTGCAGGCCGTGCAGAACGAACTGTCGAGCATGCAGAACAGCCCCTTCTGGCGGCTGCGCCGGGTGACGCTGGCGGTCCTCGGCCGGCTGGGCGTACGATGGCGCCGCTGA
- a CDS encoding glycosyltransferase, producing MRDSVRKFLYFVGHTIQADGRSGVQRVVVNLARELARIADVDFVTWDAPQNQLRYADRTELEQLFRSRTLPPGVKVNRYARRVDHRFADTLPAGEPVWLIQPEIAYHAPQGNDVFARIVAQCREYGIQVASIFYDLIPITNPDYALHRSVHTVYVNRLAQSDLILPISRYSADALLDHYVRLAGRAVAGAAAIASRIQAMPLPDRDDGILHPADAPARHPERMILSVGTVEPRKRQVELIRAFKALKDGPLRGWRLVMVGSLHPAVAQIFRSLTDDDPAIDYHGYLPDAEIEALYRRAAFSIFASNDEGFGLPICESLARGVPAVCAEFGSMREIAEGGGCLTVDVNDLAALTLALERMATDPALRARLDAEIRTRIFRGWADYAREVVSVVSARDDRIAAGQDRAVLRRALQDLGAGGQDASVAVRDLPLSAGVLQLCACDPAHPAAPAAVAGLPALPEGWSRAFLLRSETVGPLLGWTREAAAVLLSSDACLAPSAALDQVLIGLATVTSFTELPPGLMVGRPDHAELEEKGAEALAALMRRKALRRTVRDRERMLMALAGATEPAYAELRKAAGDQAEGALLTIAVSTYNRYPFLRENVRWLLEQTASCRDAVRLLVIDNDSTDGSWRLLREEFDGEPVEIRRNCANVGMLGNLRVCAAAVSTPFTWMIGDDDYIMPDAVPAVVMQLRERPELPFLFVNFGVYHRERFGNGDRAAGFIGERTVLAPEPSPSGSCMVREAAAEHDNLFTAIYPIVFRTDLAAACFNFPFDGAPFSTLVECVPTTRMILGTYPEAPAWWSAPVGIVGNAVNSWRHWRVRWHGAMMPEIIALADEAGVDPAKLRPWSEIHWDLFLEARGLYPDARFAEDVGPASLDCARRVFRRDPVA from the coding sequence GTGCGGGACTCGGTTCGCAAATTCCTCTACTTCGTCGGGCATACCATCCAGGCGGACGGCCGCTCGGGAGTGCAGCGTGTCGTCGTCAATCTGGCGCGGGAACTTGCCAGGATCGCCGATGTCGATTTCGTGACCTGGGACGCCCCCCAGAACCAGCTCCGCTACGCAGACCGGACCGAGCTGGAACAGTTGTTCCGCTCGCGGACCCTGCCGCCGGGGGTCAAGGTCAACCGCTATGCCCGGCGCGTGGACCACCGGTTTGCCGACACCCTGCCGGCCGGCGAACCGGTCTGGCTGATCCAGCCGGAGATCGCCTATCACGCCCCCCAGGGCAACGATGTCTTCGCCCGTATCGTCGCCCAATGCCGCGAATACGGGATCCAGGTCGCCTCGATCTTCTACGACCTGATCCCGATCACCAATCCCGACTATGCCCTTCACCGGAGCGTCCACACCGTCTACGTCAACCGTCTGGCGCAGAGCGATCTGATCCTGCCGATCTCGCGCTATTCCGCCGATGCCCTTCTGGACCACTATGTCCGGCTGGCCGGGCGGGCCGTCGCAGGGGCGGCCGCCATCGCGTCGCGGATCCAGGCCATGCCCCTCCCCGACCGCGACGACGGGATCCTCCATCCCGCCGACGCCCCGGCCCGGCACCCGGAGCGGATGATCCTGTCTGTCGGAACGGTCGAACCGCGCAAGCGGCAGGTCGAACTGATCCGGGCGTTCAAGGCGCTGAAGGACGGGCCGTTGCGCGGCTGGAGGCTGGTGATGGTCGGGTCCCTGCATCCGGCCGTGGCGCAGATCTTCCGGTCGCTGACCGACGACGATCCGGCCATCGACTATCACGGCTATCTGCCGGATGCGGAGATCGAAGCGCTGTACCGCCGGGCTGCCTTCTCGATCTTTGCCTCCAACGACGAGGGATTCGGTCTGCCGATCTGCGAGAGCCTGGCACGTGGGGTTCCCGCGGTTTGCGCGGAGTTCGGCTCCATGAGGGAGATCGCCGAGGGCGGCGGCTGTCTGACGGTGGATGTCAATGATCTCGCCGCCCTGACCCTCGCGCTTGAGCGCATGGCCACCGACCCGGCATTGCGGGCCCGGCTCGACGCGGAAATCCGGACCCGGATCTTCCGCGGCTGGGCGGACTACGCGCGGGAGGTCGTTTCCGTTGTCTCCGCCCGCGATGACCGAATTGCCGCCGGACAGGACAGGGCTGTCTTGCGCAGAGCCCTCCAGGATCTCGGTGCCGGCGGACAGGATGCTTCCGTGGCGGTTCGCGACCTGCCGCTTTCGGCGGGAGTGCTGCAACTCTGCGCCTGCGATCCCGCACATCCGGCAGCGCCGGCTGCCGTGGCCGGGCTTCCCGCGCTGCCGGAGGGCTGGAGCCGGGCCTTTCTTCTGCGGTCGGAGACGGTCGGGCCGCTCCTGGGCTGGACGCGGGAGGCCGCTGCGGTTCTTTTGTCATCCGACGCCTGCCTGGCGCCCAGCGCGGCGCTCGACCAGGTGCTGATCGGGCTTGCGACCGTCACGTCCTTCACCGAGCTGCCCCCCGGACTCATGGTCGGCCGGCCCGACCATGCCGAGCTGGAGGAGAAGGGGGCCGAGGCTCTAGCCGCATTGATGCGCCGCAAGGCCCTGCGCCGCACCGTCCGGGACCGGGAGCGGATGCTGATGGCTCTCGCCGGCGCGACGGAGCCCGCCTATGCCGAGCTTCGCAAGGCTGCCGGCGACCAGGCGGAAGGCGCGCTCCTGACGATCGCCGTATCGACCTACAACCGTTACCCGTTCCTGCGGGAGAATGTCCGCTGGTTGCTGGAGCAGACGGCCTCCTGTCGGGACGCGGTGCGGCTGCTGGTGATCGACAATGATTCGACCGATGGCAGCTGGCGGCTGCTGCGGGAGGAGTTCGACGGCGAACCGGTCGAAATCCGGCGCAACTGCGCGAACGTCGGCATGCTCGGCAATCTCCGGGTCTGCGCCGCCGCCGTGTCGACTCCCTTCACCTGGATGATCGGCGACGACGATTACATCATGCCGGATGCCGTTCCGGCCGTGGTGATGCAATTGCGCGAGCGGCCGGAGCTGCCCTTCCTGTTCGTCAATTTCGGAGTTTATCACCGCGAGCGGTTCGGCAATGGGGATCGTGCCGCCGGCTTCATCGGCGAACGGACCGTGCTGGCGCCCGAACCATCGCCATCGGGATCATGCATGGTGCGCGAGGCGGCGGCGGAACACGACAACCTGTTCACCGCCATCTACCCCATCGTCTTCCGCACCGACCTCGCAGCGGCCTGTTTCAATTTCCCCTTCGACGGCGCCCCGTTCAGCACTCTGGTGGAATGCGTGCCGACGACACGGATGATTCTCGGCACCTATCCGGAGGCCCCGGCCTGGTGGAGCGCGCCCGTCGGAATCGTCGGCAACGCAGTGAACTCCTGGCGCCATTGGCGCGTGCGGTGGCATGGAGCGATGATGCCGGAGATCATCGCGCTCGCCGACGAGGCGGGGGTCGATCCGGCGAAGCTGCGCCCCTGGTCGGAAATCCATTGGGATCTGTTCCTGGAGGCCAGGGGATTGTACCCCGACGCCCGTTTCGCGGAGGATGTCGGGCCGGCCTCGCTGGACTGTGCCCGGCGCGTGTTCCGCCGCGACCCGGTCGCGTGA
- a CDS encoding GDP-mannose 4,6-dehydratase codes for MARTALIFGVSGQDGAYLAQFLLSRGYAVHGTSRDSEIASFRNLEILGIRGDVQVHSVALHDFRNIVQVIRQAKPDEIYNLSAQSAVGLSFEQPVETIDSILNGTLNILESIRFLDIDTRFYHASSSESFGDTLDGPASEATAFRPCSPYGVAKSAAHWLVANYRQAYGLFACSGILFNHESPLRPARFVTRKIIRGAIAVAQGRLSKLEMGNLSVARDWGWAPEYVDAMWRMLQQETPDDFVIATGRMHALEDFARMAFERFGLDWRDHVVQDRMQRRPMDIHYSVGNPAKAEARLGWKAKTLLPQIIEHLIEAELASAS; via the coding sequence ATGGCTCGTACCGCGCTGATCTTTGGCGTCTCCGGTCAGGACGGCGCTTATCTTGCGCAGTTTCTGCTGTCCCGCGGCTATGCCGTCCACGGCACGTCGCGGGACAGCGAAATCGCGTCGTTCCGGAACCTGGAGATTCTCGGGATCCGCGGGGATGTGCAGGTGCATTCGGTTGCCTTGCACGATTTCCGCAACATCGTGCAGGTCATCCGGCAGGCCAAGCCCGACGAGATCTACAATCTCTCGGCACAGTCGGCCGTCGGCCTGTCCTTCGAGCAGCCGGTCGAGACGATCGACAGCATCCTGAACGGCACGCTCAACATCCTCGAGTCCATTCGCTTCCTGGACATCGACACCCGGTTCTACCATGCCTCGTCGAGCGAAAGCTTCGGCGACACGCTCGACGGGCCGGCCAGCGAGGCGACGGCCTTCCGCCCCTGCAGCCCCTATGGCGTGGCCAAATCGGCGGCGCACTGGCTGGTCGCCAATTACCGGCAGGCCTATGGCCTCTTTGCCTGCTCCGGCATCCTGTTCAATCATGAATCGCCGCTGCGGCCGGCGCGATTCGTTACCCGCAAGATCATCCGCGGGGCCATCGCCGTAGCCCAGGGCCGGCTGTCCAAGCTGGAAATGGGCAACCTGTCGGTAGCACGGGACTGGGGCTGGGCACCCGAGTATGTGGACGCGATGTGGCGGATGCTGCAGCAGGAGACGCCGGACGATTTCGTGATCGCGACCGGCCGCATGCATGCGCTGGAGGATTTCGCCCGTATGGCTTTCGAGCGCTTCGGGCTCGACTGGCGCGACCATGTGGTGCAGGACAGGATGCAGCGCCGGCCCATGGACATCCACTACAGTGTGGGAAACCCGGCCAAGGCGGAGGCCCGGCTGGGATGGAAGGCCAAGACGCTGCTGCCTCAGATCATCGAGCACCTGATCGAGGCCGAGCTGGCCTCCGCGTCGTGA
- a CDS encoding glycosyltransferase family 2 protein — translation MEEPLVSIVIPAFNRAHTLRRAIASVLAQEIADWELIVVDDGSSDGSADIPLSYNDPRIRVLRHERNRGAAAARNTGVGAARGRYIAFLDSDDEWLPGKLATQLAAMEKPSGAPQVSCTGFVLHREESGRYSERRPKADGSWFDTMLDGCYVSPGSTMMVRRDCFTAVGPLDEGLPRLEDWDWLLRCMERFSFDCLPMLGTVVHVSRRPHSAAVAVAIDRLHSQHAERVLRVSGPEGLRRFRASLAIEQAVAAVHERSFPSAVGHIGRAFARSPMRTTRFLARCAVRVF, via the coding sequence ATGGAAGAGCCCCTGGTCAGTATCGTCATACCCGCCTTCAACCGGGCTCATACGCTGCGTCGTGCCATCGCAAGCGTGCTGGCCCAGGAGATCGCGGACTGGGAGCTGATCGTGGTGGACGACGGGTCCTCGGACGGCAGCGCCGACATTCCCCTTTCCTATAACGATCCGCGCATCCGGGTTCTGCGTCACGAGCGGAACCGGGGGGCCGCTGCGGCGCGCAATACCGGGGTCGGAGCGGCCCGCGGCCGCTACATCGCCTTTCTCGACTCCGACGATGAATGGCTGCCCGGCAAGCTCGCCACCCAGCTTGCGGCAATGGAGAAGCCGTCGGGCGCGCCTCAGGTCTCCTGCACCGGCTTCGTCCTCCATCGCGAGGAGAGCGGCCGTTACAGCGAGCGCCGGCCGAAGGCGGACGGGAGCTGGTTCGACACGATGCTCGACGGCTGCTACGTCTCCCCAGGCTCCACCATGATGGTGCGCCGCGACTGCTTCACCGCGGTGGGGCCGCTCGACGAGGGGCTTCCCCGGCTGGAGGATTGGGACTGGCTGCTGCGCTGCATGGAGCGCTTCTCCTTCGACTGCCTGCCGATGCTGGGAACGGTGGTGCATGTCAGCCGGCGGCCGCATTCGGCCGCGGTGGCGGTCGCCATCGACCGGCTGCACAGCCAGCACGCCGAACGGGTCCTGCGGGTCTCCGGCCCGGAAGGGCTGCGGCGCTTCCGGGCCAGCCTCGCGATCGAGCAGGCGGTGGCGGCGGTGCACGAACGCTCCTTTCCCAGTGCGGTCGGCCATATCGGCCGGGCCTTCGCCCGCTCGCCGATGCGCACGACGCGCTTCCTGGCCCGTTGCGCGGTGCGCGTCTTCTGA